From Drosophila nasuta strain 15112-1781.00 chromosome X, ASM2355853v1, whole genome shotgun sequence, one genomic window encodes:
- the LOC132796962 gene encoding segmentation protein Runt isoform X2, whose protein sequence is MHLPAGPTMVANTNAHTQVLAAAAAAAAAAAAAAAAATNVSTHSASSSTGSSTPDNNSSSNHNSSNSNNNQHNTSNSSSQNNTTTTSSTTTTSSSNSNSANSAKMPSSMTDMFASLHEMLQEYHGELAQTGSPSILCSALPNHWRSNKSLPGAFKVIALDDVPDGTLVSIKCGNDENYCGELRNCTTTMKNQVAKFNDLRFVGRSGRGKSFTLTITIATYPVQIASYSKAIKVTVDGPREPRSYGYPHPGAFNPFMLNPAWLDAAYMTYGYADYFRHQQAAAAAVHHPALSKSASSPNGSAISPGAQQLPPVAPVTSGAPPNAVDYAPPPTTTTPQHQQQQQQQQQPATVAAGTSMMASPTGGSAAAAAAAAAAAAAYGMPQFPFNHVAAAAAAAKSTPHAFHPYNFAAAAGLRARNAAAAVASLHQHQQQQQHQHQQHQHQHGATEVVSSHLSPASSRPSSSSPTPHVLLKLNTSIETSSIHEQSASDADSDDEQIDVVKSEYELDKSIDSSRSSPTQHIQVPLRMRCDLKAPSALKPLYHETNVVAATVGVTQTETTLPAATKLKSAAVQQKTVWRPY, encoded by the exons atgcatttgcccGCTGGACCCACAATGGTGGCAAacacaaatgcacacacacaagtttTGGCcgccgcagcggcagcggcagcggcggcagcagccgcagcagcggcagccacaAATGTTAGCACACATtcggccagcagcagcacggGCAGCTCCACGcccgacaacaacagcagcagcaaccacaacagcagcaacagcaacaacaaccagcacaacacaagcaacagcagcagccagaataacacgacaacaacatcatcgacaacaacaacaagcagctcGAATTCGAACTCAGCGAATTCGGCGAAAATGCCAAGCTCGATGACCGATATGTTTGCCAGCCTACACGAAATGCTGCAGGAATATCACGGCGAATTGGCCCAGACAGGATCACCATCGATCCTCTGCAGTGCTTTGCCCAATCATTGGCGTTCGAATAAATCGCTGCCAGGGGCATTCAAAGTGATCGCATTGGATGATGTCCCAGATGGCACATTGGTGTCGATCAAATGCGGCAACGATGAGAACTATTGCGGCGAATTGAGGAATTGCACAACGACGATGAAGAATCAGGTGGCGAAATTCAATGATTTACGTTTCGTCGGGCGCTCCGGTCGGGGCAAATCGTTTACGCTAACCATCACGATTGCCACGTATCCGGTGCAGATAGCCAGCTACAGCAAGGCGATCAAAGTGACGGTCGACGGGCCGCGGGAGCCAAGAA GCTATGGCTATCCACATCCCGGCGCCTTCAATCCGTTTATGCTGAATCCCGCGTGGCTTGATGCTGCCTACATGACATACGGCTATGCGGACTATTTCCGCCATCAACAGGCCGCCGCCGCAGCCGTCCATCATCCAGCGCTCTCCAAGTCCGCCAGCTCGCCCAATGGCAGCGCCATTTCACCTGGCGCCCAACAATTGCCGCCTGTGGCACCGGTCACATCGGGTGCGCCACCCAACGCTGTTGATTATGCCccgccaccaacaacaacaactccccagcaccaacagcaacagcaacaacagcagcagccagcaacggTTGCTGCCGGTACATCGATGATGGCATCACCAACGGGCGgctcagcggctgctgctgctgctgcggcggctgctgccgctgcgtATGGCATGCCACAGTTCCCATTCAATCATGTggccgctgccgctgcggcaGCAAAGTCCACGCCCCACGCCTTCCATCCGTACAACTTTGCAGCCGCTGCCGGTTTGCGGGCACGCAACGCAGCCGCCGCAGTGGCATCGttgcatcaacatcaacaacagcagcagcatcaacatcagcaacatcaacatcaacacgGTGCCACCGAAGTTGTCTCCTCGCATCTGAGTCCAGCATCGTCGCGTCCATCGAGTTCGTCGCCTACGCCGCATGTTCTGCTCAAGTTGAACACATCGATCGAGACGAGTTCGATACACGAACAATCGGCATCGGATGCGGATTCCGATGATGAGCAAATCGATGTGGTCAAGTCCGAATACGAACTCGATAAATCGATCGATTCGTCGCGCAGTTCGCCAACGCAACACATTCAAGTGCCGCTTCGCATGCGTTGCGATCTGAAGGCGCCGTCGGCATTGAAGCCGTTGTATCATGAGACAAATGTGGTGGCAGCCACTGTTGGTGTAACGCAGACGGAGACAACGTTGCCGGCGGCAACGAAGCTTAAGAGCGCTGCCGTTCAGCAGAAGACTGTGTGGCGACCCTACTAA
- the LOC132796962 gene encoding segmentation protein Runt isoform X1 — translation MHLPAGPTMVANTNAHTQVLAAAAAAAAAAAAAAAAATNVSTHSASSSTGSSTPDNNSSSNHNSSNSNNNQHNTSNSSSQNNTTTTSSTTTTSSSNSNSANSAKMPSSMTDMFASLHEMLQEYHGELAQTGSPSILCSALPNHWRSNKSLPGAFKVIALDDVPDGTLVSIKCGNDENYCGELRNCTTTMKNQVAKFNDLRFVGRSGRGKSFTLTITIATYPVQIASYSKAIKVTVDGPREPRSKQSYGYPHPGAFNPFMLNPAWLDAAYMTYGYADYFRHQQAAAAAVHHPALSKSASSPNGSAISPGAQQLPPVAPVTSGAPPNAVDYAPPPTTTTPQHQQQQQQQQQPATVAAGTSMMASPTGGSAAAAAAAAAAAAAYGMPQFPFNHVAAAAAAAKSTPHAFHPYNFAAAAGLRARNAAAAVASLHQHQQQQQHQHQQHQHQHGATEVVSSHLSPASSRPSSSSPTPHVLLKLNTSIETSSIHEQSASDADSDDEQIDVVKSEYELDKSIDSSRSSPTQHIQVPLRMRCDLKAPSALKPLYHETNVVAATVGVTQTETTLPAATKLKSAAVQQKTVWRPY, via the exons atgcatttgcccGCTGGACCCACAATGGTGGCAAacacaaatgcacacacacaagtttTGGCcgccgcagcggcagcggcagcggcggcagcagccgcagcagcggcagccacaAATGTTAGCACACATtcggccagcagcagcacggGCAGCTCCACGcccgacaacaacagcagcagcaaccacaacagcagcaacagcaacaacaaccagcacaacacaagcaacagcagcagccagaataacacgacaacaacatcatcgacaacaacaacaagcagctcGAATTCGAACTCAGCGAATTCGGCGAAAATGCCAAGCTCGATGACCGATATGTTTGCCAGCCTACACGAAATGCTGCAGGAATATCACGGCGAATTGGCCCAGACAGGATCACCATCGATCCTCTGCAGTGCTTTGCCCAATCATTGGCGTTCGAATAAATCGCTGCCAGGGGCATTCAAAGTGATCGCATTGGATGATGTCCCAGATGGCACATTGGTGTCGATCAAATGCGGCAACGATGAGAACTATTGCGGCGAATTGAGGAATTGCACAACGACGATGAAGAATCAGGTGGCGAAATTCAATGATTTACGTTTCGTCGGGCGCTCCGGTCGGGGCAAATCGTTTACGCTAACCATCACGATTGCCACGTATCCGGTGCAGATAGCCAGCTACAGCAAGGCGATCAAAGTGACGGTCGACGGGCCGCGGGAGCCAAGAAGTAAGCAAA GCTATGGCTATCCACATCCCGGCGCCTTCAATCCGTTTATGCTGAATCCCGCGTGGCTTGATGCTGCCTACATGACATACGGCTATGCGGACTATTTCCGCCATCAACAGGCCGCCGCCGCAGCCGTCCATCATCCAGCGCTCTCCAAGTCCGCCAGCTCGCCCAATGGCAGCGCCATTTCACCTGGCGCCCAACAATTGCCGCCTGTGGCACCGGTCACATCGGGTGCGCCACCCAACGCTGTTGATTATGCCccgccaccaacaacaacaactccccagcaccaacagcaacagcaacaacagcagcagccagcaacggTTGCTGCCGGTACATCGATGATGGCATCACCAACGGGCGgctcagcggctgctgctgctgctgcggcggctgctgccgctgcgtATGGCATGCCACAGTTCCCATTCAATCATGTggccgctgccgctgcggcaGCAAAGTCCACGCCCCACGCCTTCCATCCGTACAACTTTGCAGCCGCTGCCGGTTTGCGGGCACGCAACGCAGCCGCCGCAGTGGCATCGttgcatcaacatcaacaacagcagcagcatcaacatcagcaacatcaacatcaacacgGTGCCACCGAAGTTGTCTCCTCGCATCTGAGTCCAGCATCGTCGCGTCCATCGAGTTCGTCGCCTACGCCGCATGTTCTGCTCAAGTTGAACACATCGATCGAGACGAGTTCGATACACGAACAATCGGCATCGGATGCGGATTCCGATGATGAGCAAATCGATGTGGTCAAGTCCGAATACGAACTCGATAAATCGATCGATTCGTCGCGCAGTTCGCCAACGCAACACATTCAAGTGCCGCTTCGCATGCGTTGCGATCTGAAGGCGCCGTCGGCATTGAAGCCGTTGTATCATGAGACAAATGTGGTGGCAGCCACTGTTGGTGTAACGCAGACGGAGACAACGTTGCCGGCGGCAACGAAGCTTAAGAGCGCTGCCGTTCAGCAGAAGACTGTGTGGCGACCCTACTAA